A DNA window from Solanum lycopersicum chromosome 3, SLM_r2.1 contains the following coding sequences:
- the LOC101248276 gene encoding uncharacterized protein — protein sequence MMMSIFSSFDALSAELFGQKLSFSKPSSEQQGVGTIVSDQKTAATSSTGVLKKAGEASPPPSSRQQQQQKRQRFALEFDGVHCFENIIPC from the coding sequence ATGATGATGTCAATTTTCAGTTCCTTTGATGCGCTTTCTGCTGAACTTTTTGGGCAGAAATTGAGTTTTTCTAAGCCTTCTTCAGAACAACAAGGGGTTGGAACTATTGTATCAGATCAAAAGACCGCCGCTACTTCTTCAACTGGTGTTCTGAAGAAGGCCGGAGAGGCATCACCGCCGCCGTCTTCGcggcagcagcagcagcagaaGAGGCAGAGGTTCGCGCTGGAATTCGACGGCGTTCactgttttgaaaatattattcccTGTTGA
- the LOC101247992 gene encoding large ribosomal subunit protein P1-like: MSVGELGCTYAALLLFDDGIPITAEKIATVVKAANISVESYWPSLFAKLFEKRDIEDLILTVGTGGGPAVAVAAAPVGGGGGGAAAPAAEEKKEEMKEDSDEDLGLSLFD; the protein is encoded by the exons ATGTCAGTTGGGGAACTTGGTTGTACCTATGCTGCTTTGCTTCTCTTTGATGATGGAATTCCCATTACT GCAGAGAAGATTGCTACGGTGGTGAAGGCAGCTAATATTTCAGTGGAGTCTTATTGGCCTAGTCTTTTCGCCAAGCTATTTGAGAAGAGGGATATTGAAGATCTCATTTTGACCGTTGGGACGGGTGGCGGTCCAGCAGTGGCTGTTGCTGCTGCCCCCGTTGGTGGAGGTGGTGGTGGTGCTGCCGCTCCCGCAGCTGAGGAGAAAAAG GAGGAGATGAAGGAGGACAGTGACGAGGATTTGGGATTGAGCTTGTTTGATTAG